The proteins below are encoded in one region of Alistipes communis:
- a CDS encoding ribonuclease Z, which translates to MSFTVTILGSASAKPTPGRHPSAQVVNLHEQHYLVDAGEGTQQQLFRYGINPLRLRAVFLSHLHGDHCFGLFPLLSTLGLYGRRTPLPVYAPAPFGEILACHLRYFDSELPYDVEWHEVDTTCHRPLLENRSLEVWSIPLRHRVPTCGYLFREKEPPLNVDKFKITKYGLSIAQITAAKRGEAVRLDSGETLHNEELTYRPYKARSYAYLSDTAFSAKAAGLAAGVDLLYHETTYAAAERKIARERGHSTTAEAARAALRAGAGRLVIGHFSSRYKELAPLLDEARTLFPASDLAEEGRTFTIEKRPFRC; encoded by the coding sequence ATGAGTTTCACCGTCACCATCCTCGGTTCGGCTTCGGCCAAGCCTACGCCCGGACGACACCCGTCGGCACAGGTCGTCAACCTCCACGAGCAACACTACCTCGTCGACGCGGGGGAAGGTACGCAGCAGCAGTTGTTCCGCTACGGGATCAATCCGCTGCGGCTGCGGGCCGTCTTTCTCTCGCACCTGCACGGCGACCACTGCTTCGGGCTCTTCCCGCTGCTCTCGACGCTCGGGCTTTACGGCCGCCGCACGCCGCTGCCGGTCTATGCACCGGCCCCGTTCGGAGAGATTCTCGCCTGCCACCTGCGCTATTTCGACAGCGAACTGCCCTACGACGTGGAGTGGCACGAGGTCGATACGACCTGTCATCGGCCGCTCCTCGAAAACCGTTCGCTCGAAGTATGGAGCATCCCGCTGCGCCACCGCGTCCCCACGTGCGGCTACCTCTTCCGCGAAAAGGAGCCGCCGCTGAACGTCGACAAATTCAAAATCACGAAATACGGCCTCTCGATCGCGCAGATCACCGCCGCCAAACGGGGCGAAGCCGTGCGGCTCGATTCGGGCGAGACGCTGCACAACGAGGAGCTGACCTACCGCCCCTACAAGGCGCGGTCGTACGCCTACCTGTCGGACACGGCCTTCTCGGCCAAGGCGGCGGGGCTGGCCGCAGGCGTCGACCTGCTCTACCACGAGACGACCTACGCCGCCGCCGAGCGGAAGATCGCCCGCGAGCGGGGACACTCCACGACGGCCGAAGCCGCACGGGCAGCCCTCCGCGCCGGGGCCGGACGGCTCGTGATCGGCCACTTCTCGTCGCGCTACAAGGAGCTCGCACCGCTGCTCGACGAGGCGCGGACGCTCTTCCCCGCAAGCGATCTGGCCGAGGAGGGGCGCACCTTCACGATCGAAAAACGACCTTTCAGA
- a CDS encoding beta-glucosidase, whose amino-acid sequence MKRLLTWLLAVGTLLPAAAQQITEQDKERAAALVERMTLDEKLDYIGGFNSFYIRAIPRLGIPQIRMADGPQGVRNDTRSTMFPCGIAAAAAWDRALVRDYGRALGQDCRARGVHILLGPGVNIYRSPLCGRNFEYYGEDPYLAAETAAAYIEGMQAEGVMACVKHFVGNNQEWNRHHVSSDIDERTLHEIYLPAFRKAVTGAKVGAVMSSYNPLNCVHMTENRPLTVGLLREKWGFDGIFMSDWNATYSAVGAANGGLDLEMPRARFMNAENLRPALKNGLVTEATVDEKCRHILQTLIAFGFLDREQTDAKIKERNPFSDQVALEVARGGIVLLKNEGGMLPFSSKVRDVVVMGPNAGRVPTGGGAGFVHPFSTVSVGEGMRAVGKRLRTTVLDPAPVGDLAASGLFFTPDGRPGLRGEFFAGKELAGMPVTTQVDAAIDFDWEGSPADGVPADGFSARWSGSFKPAATGRVTFVVRGDDGYRLYVDGREVLADWRDHAATTRSATLDVVAGKSYAVRLEYYDNASTASVSLRYLFENVTDLERRIAAADAVIYCAGFDSDTERENHDRTFALPEGQAAEIAAVAKLNANLVVVVNSGGGVDFAQFADRARAILMAWYPGQEGGRAVAEILTGAVSPSGKLPISIERRAEDNPCYGSYYENVDRSHRKGAPQPRVNYDEGIFVGYRGYDRTATEPLYAFGYGLSYTTFAYSGLKVVRQDDGSCRVSFDVRNTGRRDGAEVAQLYVSDLAASVPRPVKELKGYEKVFLKRGETKRVEILLPHDAFAFYDTVRHDFVVEPGDFLIQVGASSRDLRLKGTIRVD is encoded by the coding sequence ATGAAGAGACTACTTACATGGTTGCTGGCTGTCGGGACGTTGCTTCCGGCAGCGGCGCAGCAGATCACGGAGCAGGACAAGGAGCGCGCGGCGGCCCTTGTGGAGCGGATGACGCTCGACGAGAAACTCGACTACATCGGCGGTTTCAACTCCTTCTATATCCGTGCGATTCCCCGGCTGGGCATCCCGCAGATCCGTATGGCCGACGGCCCGCAGGGCGTGCGCAACGATACGCGCAGTACGATGTTCCCGTGCGGCATCGCCGCGGCTGCGGCGTGGGATCGCGCGCTGGTGCGCGACTACGGCCGCGCTTTGGGGCAGGACTGCCGGGCGCGCGGCGTGCATATCCTGCTCGGGCCGGGGGTGAACATCTATCGTTCGCCGCTGTGCGGCCGCAATTTCGAATACTACGGCGAAGATCCCTATCTGGCGGCCGAGACGGCGGCGGCCTATATCGAGGGGATGCAGGCCGAAGGGGTCATGGCCTGCGTCAAACACTTCGTCGGCAACAACCAGGAGTGGAACCGCCACCACGTTTCGTCGGACATCGACGAGCGGACGCTCCATGAAATCTACCTTCCCGCCTTTCGCAAGGCGGTGACCGGGGCGAAGGTCGGCGCCGTCATGTCGAGCTACAATCCGCTCAACTGCGTGCACATGACCGAGAACCGCCCGCTGACGGTCGGCCTGCTGCGTGAGAAGTGGGGTTTCGACGGCATCTTCATGTCGGACTGGAACGCTACCTATTCGGCCGTCGGTGCCGCCAACGGGGGACTGGACCTCGAAATGCCGCGTGCCCGCTTCATGAATGCCGAGAACCTGCGTCCGGCATTGAAGAACGGACTGGTGACCGAGGCGACCGTCGACGAAAAGTGCCGCCATATCCTCCAAACGCTCATCGCCTTCGGGTTTCTCGATCGCGAACAGACGGACGCGAAGATCAAGGAACGCAATCCTTTTTCCGATCAGGTGGCGCTGGAGGTGGCGCGCGGCGGCATCGTGCTGTTGAAGAACGAAGGCGGGATGCTGCCGTTCTCGTCCAAAGTGCGCGACGTGGTGGTCATGGGGCCCAACGCAGGCCGCGTGCCCACGGGCGGCGGTGCGGGATTCGTCCATCCCTTCTCGACCGTGTCGGTGGGCGAGGGGATGCGGGCCGTCGGCAAACGTTTGCGCACGACGGTGCTCGATCCCGCTCCCGTCGGCGATCTGGCCGCGTCGGGACTCTTTTTCACCCCTGACGGCCGGCCAGGCCTTCGGGGCGAGTTCTTCGCCGGAAAGGAACTTGCGGGGATGCCCGTGACGACGCAGGTCGACGCTGCGATCGACTTCGACTGGGAGGGTTCGCCCGCCGACGGTGTTCCCGCCGACGGCTTTTCGGCCCGTTGGTCGGGGAGTTTCAAACCCGCGGCGACGGGGCGCGTGACCTTCGTCGTGCGCGGCGACGACGGCTACCGGCTCTATGTCGACGGCCGCGAGGTGCTCGCCGACTGGCGCGACCATGCGGCGACCACCCGCTCGGCGACGCTCGACGTCGTGGCGGGCAAGAGTTACGCCGTGCGGTTGGAGTACTACGACAATGCCTCGACGGCCTCCGTGTCGTTGCGCTATCTCTTCGAGAATGTGACGGATCTCGAGCGGCGGATCGCGGCGGCCGACGCGGTGATCTACTGCGCCGGCTTCGACAGCGATACCGAACGGGAAAACCACGACCGCACCTTCGCCCTGCCCGAAGGACAGGCCGCCGAGATCGCCGCCGTGGCGAAGCTCAACGCGAACCTCGTGGTAGTGGTCAACAGCGGCGGCGGGGTCGATTTCGCGCAGTTCGCCGACCGGGCGCGTGCGATCCTCATGGCCTGGTATCCCGGGCAGGAGGGCGGCCGCGCGGTCGCCGAGATTCTGACGGGAGCGGTTTCGCCCAGCGGCAAACTGCCGATCTCGATCGAACGGCGCGCCGAGGACAATCCCTGCTACGGCAGCTATTACGAGAACGTCGACCGTTCGCACCGCAAGGGTGCGCCGCAGCCGCGCGTCAACTACGACGAAGGCATCTTCGTGGGTTACCGTGGGTACGACCGCACGGCGACTGAACCGCTCTATGCCTTCGGTTACGGCCTTTCCTATACCACTTTCGCCTATTCGGGGCTGAAAGTCGTGCGGCAGGACGACGGCTCCTGTCGGGTGTCGTTCGACGTGAGGAACACGGGCCGCCGCGACGGCGCCGAGGTGGCGCAGCTCTACGTGAGCGACCTCGCGGCCAGCGTGCCGCGTCCGGTGAAGGAGCTCAAAGGCTATGAGAAGGTCTTCCTGAAACGGGGCGAGACGAAGCGCGTGGAGATCCTCCTGCCGCACGACGCCTTCGCCTTCTACGATACGGTGCGCCACGACTTCGTGGTCGAGCCGGGCGATTTCCTGATTCAGGTGGGCGCTTCGTCGCGCGACCTGCGGCTGAAAGGGACGATCCGCGTCGACTGA
- the trxB gene encoding thioredoxin-disulfide reductase has protein sequence MEKVKCLIIGSGPAGYTAAIYTSRANLNPVLYEGIEPGGQLTTTTEIDNYPGYPEGIDGNQLMGHMRKQAERFGADIRRGTVTRADLSSRPFHLVVDGEKQIEADSLIIATGASARYLGLPSETKYRGQGVSACATCDGFFYRKKDVAVVGGGDTACEEATYLASICRQVYMIVRKPYLRASKAMQHRVMNTPNIEVLFEYNTAEVLGDDTGVTGVTIRHNDGKERTLAVAGFFVAIGHHPNTELFRNQLELDAEGYIHTEGNSSKTSVEGVFAAGDVQDPAYRQAITAAGSGCIAALDCERFLLQ, from the coding sequence ATGGAAAAAGTCAAATGTCTGATTATCGGCAGCGGCCCGGCCGGATATACGGCGGCCATCTACACCTCGCGCGCCAACCTGAACCCCGTACTCTACGAAGGGATCGAACCGGGCGGCCAGCTGACCACCACCACCGAAATCGATAACTACCCGGGCTACCCCGAAGGGATCGACGGCAACCAGCTCATGGGCCACATGCGCAAGCAGGCCGAACGGTTCGGCGCCGACATCCGCCGCGGCACGGTGACGCGCGCCGACCTCTCGTCGCGGCCGTTCCACCTGGTCGTCGACGGCGAAAAACAGATCGAGGCCGACAGTCTCATCATCGCTACGGGCGCTTCGGCGCGCTATCTGGGACTTCCCTCCGAGACGAAATACAGGGGACAGGGCGTGAGCGCCTGCGCCACCTGCGACGGCTTCTTCTACCGCAAGAAGGACGTGGCGGTCGTGGGCGGCGGCGACACTGCCTGCGAGGAGGCCACCTATCTGGCTTCGATCTGCCGGCAGGTCTACATGATCGTACGCAAACCCTACCTGCGCGCCTCGAAGGCGATGCAGCACCGCGTGATGAACACCCCCAACATCGAAGTGCTCTTCGAATACAACACCGCCGAGGTGCTGGGCGACGACACGGGCGTCACGGGCGTCACGATCCGCCACAACGACGGCAAGGAACGGACGCTCGCCGTTGCGGGGTTCTTCGTGGCCATCGGCCACCACCCCAACACCGAACTGTTCCGCAACCAGCTGGAACTCGATGCCGAGGGGTATATCCACACCGAAGGCAATTCGTCGAAAACCTCCGTCGAAGGGGTCTTCGCGGCCGGCGACGTGCAGGATCCCGCCTACCGGCAGGCCATCACCGCCGCCGGTTCGGGCTGCATCGCCGCGCTCGACTGCGAGCGCTTCCTGCTGCAATAG
- a CDS encoding WG repeat-containing protein yields the protein MFPTIHRFMEGLLSPRTSLRTLSEARFAQDGTGALLLERTTLFAEAQCTLGDRRLRLFCPLSPLAHRLAETTAQRLKYHPAEFLLPWRMLREEFTYTDATGTQRTCDLVAQELPAEGEPLATAVGHADRDRLLSALDTLQRQLAQAGLTHNNLKAANLWMTPDYRLLPLRYAYMRFDGGDDAPQFDALRAFVAEKASVAQMMCDTSAEYSAPCTAFRNHLWVGHMFEQMICVEDAEGYGYVDTQNRYLIAPQYRWANDFHEGRAEVQTADGRMGLIDKTGRYVLEPHYEIVEYDDRTGRLLARLDGRWAAFDYEGRQLTEFGAVEP from the coding sequence ATGTTCCCTACGATCCACCGCTTCATGGAGGGGCTGCTCTCACCCCGCACGTCGCTCCGCACGCTGAGCGAAGCCCGCTTCGCACAGGACGGGACGGGCGCATTGCTGCTCGAACGCACGACGCTCTTCGCCGAGGCGCAGTGTACGCTCGGCGACCGCCGGCTGCGGCTGTTCTGCCCGCTCTCGCCGCTCGCCCACCGGCTCGCGGAGACCACGGCGCAACGCCTCAAATATCATCCGGCCGAATTCCTGCTCCCGTGGCGGATGCTGCGCGAGGAATTCACCTACACCGACGCCACCGGCACGCAGCGCACCTGCGACCTGGTCGCGCAGGAACTTCCCGCCGAGGGCGAGCCGCTCGCAACGGCAGTCGGCCACGCAGACCGCGACCGTCTGCTCTCGGCGCTCGATACTCTGCAACGGCAGTTGGCGCAGGCCGGCCTGACGCACAACAACCTCAAAGCGGCCAACCTCTGGATGACGCCCGACTACCGGCTGCTGCCGCTGCGCTACGCCTACATGCGTTTCGACGGCGGCGACGACGCACCGCAGTTCGACGCGCTGCGCGCTTTCGTCGCCGAAAAGGCCTCCGTGGCACAAATGATGTGCGATACCTCGGCGGAGTACAGCGCACCGTGCACCGCTTTTCGGAACCACCTCTGGGTCGGACACATGTTCGAACAGATGATCTGCGTCGAGGACGCCGAAGGATACGGCTACGTCGACACGCAAAACCGCTATCTCATCGCCCCGCAATACCGCTGGGCCAACGATTTCCACGAAGGCCGCGCCGAGGTGCAGACCGCCGACGGGCGGATGGGGCTCATCGACAAGACGGGCCGTTACGTCCTCGAACCGCACTACGAAATCGTCGAATACGACGACCGGACGGGACGTCTGCTGGCCCGCCTCGACGGACGTTGGGCCGCCTTCGACTACGAGGGCCGTCAACTCACCGAGTTCGGCGCCGTAGAACCCTGA
- a CDS encoding vWA domain-containing protein, with translation MNYTQSITRRHRTAFVLAIDQSGSMVEELEFRGRRTSKAAAVAEVANSLLSELLLRATREGEVRDYYDIAVVGYSGEGVHSLLSADETFVPVSALRNAVRNTRRVSIERRLPDGQPAFNEVTVSEWIAPAASGQTPMYEALLYVHDLVEAWCRRPEHRESFPPLVFNITDGEASDSDEEELAQIAGRIRSLGTDDGRALLVNIHLASGDAAKGRIFLTDGETAYNNRYARLLYDISSPMPPLFDDAIRSLRGDEARGPFRGMCYNASITELLSILNVGSISVNLQ, from the coding sequence ATGAACTACACCCAAAGCATCACACGCCGTCACCGCACGGCCTTCGTTCTGGCCATCGACCAGTCGGGTTCGATGGTCGAGGAGCTGGAATTCCGCGGACGGCGCACCTCGAAGGCTGCGGCCGTGGCGGAGGTCGCCAATTCGCTGCTGTCGGAACTGCTGCTGCGCGCCACGCGCGAAGGCGAAGTGCGCGACTACTACGACATCGCCGTGGTCGGTTATTCGGGCGAAGGCGTACACTCGCTCCTCTCGGCCGATGAAACGTTCGTTCCGGTCTCCGCGCTCCGGAACGCCGTGCGCAATACCCGCCGGGTCAGCATCGAACGCCGCCTTCCCGACGGTCAGCCCGCATTCAACGAGGTGACCGTGAGCGAGTGGATCGCTCCCGCCGCATCGGGACAGACCCCGATGTACGAAGCGCTGCTCTACGTCCACGATCTCGTCGAGGCGTGGTGCCGCCGGCCGGAACACCGCGAGAGTTTCCCGCCGCTGGTCTTCAACATCACCGACGGCGAGGCTTCCGACAGCGACGAGGAGGAGCTCGCGCAGATCGCAGGGCGCATCCGTTCGCTCGGCACGGACGACGGCCGTGCGCTGCTGGTCAACATCCACCTCGCATCGGGCGACGCAGCGAAGGGCCGCATCTTCCTGACCGACGGGGAGACCGCCTACAACAACCGCTACGCCCGCCTGCTCTACGACATTTCGAGCCCGATGCCGCCGCTCTTCGACGACGCGATCCGTTCGCTCCGGGGCGACGAGGCCCGCGGGCCGTTCCGCGGCATGTGCTACAACGCATCGATCACCGAACTGCTCTCGATCCTCAACGTCGGGTCGATCAGCGTAAATCTCCAATAG
- a CDS encoding DUF4954 family protein, protein MDTYRALTPGEIAALEASGSTADDWSSIEVAEDFHPSQLRGARLGGRVRLASGVCIRNSGVRNYDIGAGTLVEEVVRLECRGESAFGNGTEVAVMNENGGRTVRIYSGLTAQIAYMAAVYRHRPALVAALDRMARRAADAARSAQGSIGRDCRITDCRLLRDVCIGHGATLEGVSVLSNGTVGDFSRIGIDVKAYDFVTAEHALVDNGSLIERCFIGERCIFDRGYTASDSLFFANSHCENGEAVSIFAGPYTVSHHKSSLLIAGMFSFFNAGSGTNQSNHLFKCGAVHQAVHRRGCKFASGAYVMSPAIEGVYTMIMGRHTHHHDTSVFPFSYLLEQEGRSALLPGANLSSYGTVRDIEKWRQRDKRSAGRDLINFETWNPFVGNALAAGLDALRTLYDSNPDAQSFIYNSVHIKLTGLRRGIQRYEQALAATLGDLLARGGDGYDGRGAWIDAAGLYLARSCMEELLDAIEQDAVTTPEALTERLQAFAEHYDDYARSWALDILARRLGHTPDAAEIERAVVEGKAAQQELQRLAEADRAFDCSFDMAVGYGLDAATDDERRADFRAVRGLE, encoded by the coding sequence ATGGACACATACAGAGCTTTGACCCCCGGCGAAATCGCCGCGCTCGAAGCCTCCGGCTCGACGGCCGACGACTGGTCGTCGATCGAGGTGGCGGAGGACTTTCACCCCTCGCAACTGCGCGGCGCACGGCTGGGCGGCCGTGTCCGGCTCGCATCGGGCGTGTGCATCCGCAACTCCGGCGTCCGCAACTACGACATCGGCGCAGGGACGCTCGTCGAAGAGGTCGTCCGCCTGGAATGCCGCGGCGAAAGCGCTTTCGGAAACGGCACGGAGGTGGCCGTCATGAACGAGAACGGCGGCCGCACGGTACGGATTTACAGCGGCCTGACCGCCCAGATCGCCTACATGGCCGCCGTCTACCGCCACCGTCCGGCGCTCGTCGCCGCCCTCGACCGTATGGCGCGGCGGGCGGCCGACGCGGCACGCTCCGCGCAAGGAAGCATCGGCCGCGACTGCCGCATCACCGACTGCCGGCTGCTGCGCGACGTATGTATCGGCCACGGGGCGACGCTCGAAGGGGTCTCCGTCCTCTCCAACGGCACGGTCGGCGACTTTTCGCGCATCGGCATCGACGTCAAGGCCTACGACTTCGTCACGGCCGAGCATGCGCTCGTCGACAACGGTTCGCTCATCGAACGCTGCTTCATAGGCGAACGCTGTATCTTCGACCGCGGCTACACCGCCTCTGATTCGCTCTTCTTCGCCAACTCGCACTGCGAGAACGGCGAAGCGGTTTCGATCTTCGCAGGCCCCTACACCGTCTCGCACCACAAGTCGTCGCTGCTGATCGCCGGCATGTTCTCCTTCTTCAACGCCGGCAGCGGCACCAACCAGAGCAACCACCTCTTCAAGTGCGGCGCCGTGCATCAGGCCGTCCACCGGCGCGGCTGCAAGTTCGCCAGCGGCGCCTACGTCATGTCGCCGGCCATCGAAGGGGTCTATACGATGATCATGGGGCGCCACACGCATCACCACGACACGTCAGTCTTCCCCTTCTCCTACCTGCTGGAACAGGAGGGGCGTTCGGCTCTGCTGCCCGGCGCCAATCTGTCGAGCTACGGCACGGTGCGCGACATCGAGAAGTGGCGGCAGCGCGACAAACGCAGCGCAGGCCGCGACCTGATCAATTTCGAGACCTGGAATCCCTTCGTGGGCAACGCCCTCGCAGCCGGCCTCGATGCGCTCCGCACGCTCTACGACAGCAACCCCGACGCCCAGAGCTTCATCTACAACTCCGTCCATATCAAGCTCACGGGGCTGCGCCGCGGAATACAGCGCTACGAGCAAGCGCTCGCGGCGACGCTCGGCGACCTGCTCGCGCGCGGCGGCGACGGATACGACGGCCGCGGCGCGTGGATCGACGCCGCTGGGCTTTACCTCGCCCGCTCCTGCATGGAAGAGCTGCTCGACGCAATCGAGCAGGATGCCGTCACTACGCCCGAAGCCCTCACGGAGCGGTTGCAGGCCTTTGCGGAGCACTACGACGACTACGCCCGCAGCTGGGCGCTCGATATCCTGGCCCGGCGGCTGGGACACACGCCCGACGCCGCCGAGATCGAACGGGCCGTCGTCGAAGGGAAGGCGGCGCAACAGGAGCTGCAACGCCTCGCGGAGGCCGACCGAGCGTTCGACTGTTCGTTCGACATGGCCGTCGGCTACGGACTCGACGCCGCCACGGACGACGAACGCAGGGCCGACTTCCGCGCCGTCCGCGGACTGGAATAG
- a CDS encoding WG repeat-containing protein, giving the protein MLFTVTQYIESVLNSRGLTRTLGEIDVCRTADGRPVFHTGNSAVIFRIRLDGRDRLLKCYTRPHRHLEAIYGDRFRPAELFLYTAPSEGMWADVVVDDWIEGETLTRTLDRAAANGDKLLVARLATAFDTLAARLLPAQWAHGDLKPDNLIWDGQRLRPIDFDGMFLPEFRGRRSPELGTRAFQHPARTEADFDASLDDYPAALIATVLHAAAHDPSLLVRYPAEGLVLDPSAVIEGRSEAYREMLDAFACRGDAVGYRTAQLLRSPVAKLPQAASLFAWRLRPPPPADDPPELAVDAGRWGFRSGGRFVIPPVWDNGFDFSEGLAAVEIAGRWHFIDTAGRVVLNCPPCDAVKPFRNGTAELRSGLRREKIAHPLKNSC; this is encoded by the coding sequence TTGCTCTTCACCGTCACCCAATACATCGAATCGGTTCTCAACTCCCGCGGCCTGACGCGCACGCTGGGAGAGATCGACGTCTGCCGCACGGCCGACGGCCGTCCCGTGTTCCATACGGGCAACAGCGCGGTGATTTTCCGCATCCGGCTCGACGGCCGCGACCGCCTGCTGAAATGCTACACCCGCCCGCACCGCCATCTCGAAGCGATCTACGGCGACCGGTTCCGGCCTGCGGAACTCTTCCTCTACACCGCCCCGTCGGAGGGCATGTGGGCGGATGTCGTCGTGGACGACTGGATCGAGGGCGAGACGCTCACCCGCACGCTGGACCGTGCCGCAGCGAACGGAGACAAACTCCTCGTCGCACGACTCGCGACGGCCTTCGACACGCTGGCCGCGCGACTGCTGCCGGCCCAGTGGGCGCACGGCGACCTGAAACCCGACAACCTGATCTGGGACGGGCAGCGGCTCCGCCCGATCGACTTCGACGGGATGTTCCTGCCCGAATTCCGCGGCCGGCGCAGCCCCGAACTGGGAACCCGTGCCTTCCAGCATCCGGCACGCACGGAAGCGGACTTCGACGCCTCGCTCGACGACTATCCGGCGGCGTTGATCGCCACCGTGCTCCATGCCGCGGCCCACGATCCCTCGCTGCTCGTACGTTATCCCGCCGAAGGGCTCGTGCTCGACCCTTCGGCCGTCATAGAAGGGCGCAGCGAAGCCTACCGCGAGATGCTCGACGCCTTCGCCTGCCGCGGCGACGCCGTGGGATACCGCACGGCACAGTTGCTCCGCTCGCCCGTCGCGAAACTTCCGCAGGCCGCTTCGCTCTTCGCATGGCGGCTGCGGCCGCCCCCTCCCGCCGACGATCCGCCCGAACTGGCCGTCGACGCCGGACGCTGGGGTTTCCGCTCGGGCGGACGGTTCGTCATCCCGCCCGTGTGGGACAACGGATTCGATTTCAGCGAAGGACTGGCGGCGGTGGAGATCGCCGGACGGTGGCACTTCATCGACACGGCGGGCCGCGTCGTCCTCAACTGCCCGCCCTGCGATGCCGTGAAACCTTTCCGCAATGGTACGGCCGAACTGCGCAGCGGCCTGCGGCGGGAGAAAATCGCACATCCGTTGAAAAACTCATGCTAA
- a CDS encoding FKBP-type peptidyl-prolyl cis-trans isomerase — protein MKAENNKMVAVDYTLTVDGKIADRSRPGQPLEFIFGTGMLLPKFEAAIVGKEPGEKVSFTLAPADGYGEIVDDAIVDLPKTIFMVDGKLAEDILFVGSQIPMANAQGQRMLGVVKEIGDDTVKMDFNHPMAGKTLNFDVEVISVRDVTPEDLAGKCGCGECSCGDDCHCEGESHADCGCHGCH, from the coding sequence ATGAAAGCAGAAAACAACAAAATGGTGGCGGTGGATTACACGCTCACCGTCGACGGCAAAATCGCCGACCGGTCGCGTCCCGGACAGCCGCTGGAATTCATCTTCGGCACCGGTATGCTGCTGCCCAAATTCGAGGCGGCCATCGTCGGCAAGGAACCGGGCGAGAAGGTCTCCTTCACGCTCGCTCCCGCCGACGGCTACGGCGAAATCGTCGACGACGCGATCGTCGACCTCCCCAAAACGATATTCATGGTCGACGGCAAGCTGGCCGAGGACATTCTCTTCGTGGGCAGCCAGATTCCGATGGCCAACGCACAGGGCCAGCGTATGCTGGGCGTGGTGAAGGAGATCGGCGACGATACCGTGAAGATGGACTTCAACCACCCGATGGCGGGCAAGACGCTCAACTTCGACGTGGAGGTGATCTCGGTGCGCGACGTGACGCCGGAAGACCTGGCCGGCAAATGCGGCTGCGGGGAGTGCAGTTGCGGCGACGACTGCCACTGCGAAGGCGAGTCGCACGCCGACTGCGGCTGCCACGGCTGCCACTGA